A genome region from Pseudomonas pergaminensis includes the following:
- a CDS encoding LysR family transcriptional regulator, protein MLHKSLVRRLDLITLQLFVAVFEEGTLTRAANREAIAVSAASKRLMELEQVLGVTLFVRRAKGMDLTAAGETLLHHARQMLFNVEKMGLELGEHSHGVRGYVRMLANLSAIIQFLPEDLRGFSELHPEVKTDLEERPSKGVVQGVLDGVADLGICSSDTDIKGLPSVTYRRDKLVVLMPADHPLAERETLAFSETLDSDYVGLHAASSINMRTHAAAREAGKMLRLRIHVPGFDAMCRMVQANMGIGILPQKAYELFGRALGLHAVPLTDDWSDRSLILVVRDKTQLSPVSRLLFDYLSGPL, encoded by the coding sequence ATGTTGCACAAGAGTCTGGTGCGTCGCTTGGACCTGATCACGCTGCAGTTGTTTGTGGCGGTGTTCGAGGAAGGCACGCTCACCCGTGCTGCCAACCGTGAGGCCATTGCAGTGTCGGCTGCCAGCAAGCGCTTGATGGAGCTGGAGCAGGTGCTGGGCGTCACCCTGTTCGTGCGCCGCGCCAAGGGCATGGACCTGACGGCAGCCGGTGAAACCTTGCTGCACCATGCGCGGCAGATGCTGTTCAACGTCGAGAAGATGGGCCTGGAACTGGGCGAACACAGCCATGGTGTGCGCGGCTATGTGCGAATGCTGGCCAACCTTTCGGCAATTATTCAGTTTCTTCCGGAAGACCTGCGGGGCTTTTCCGAACTGCACCCCGAAGTGAAAACCGACCTGGAAGAACGTCCCAGCAAAGGTGTGGTTCAAGGTGTGTTGGATGGCGTGGCGGACCTTGGGATTTGTTCCAGTGACACCGACATCAAAGGCCTGCCCAGCGTAACGTATCGACGCGACAAACTGGTGGTGCTGATGCCGGCGGATCACCCGTTGGCAGAGCGTGAAACCCTGGCGTTCAGTGAAACCCTCGACAGCGATTACGTCGGCCTGCACGCCGCCAGCTCCATCAATATGCGCACCCATGCGGCCGCGCGCGAGGCGGGCAAGATGCTGCGCCTGCGCATTCATGTGCCGGGGTTCGACGCCATGTGCCGGATGGTCCAGGCCAACATGGGCATTGGGATCCTGCCACAAAAGGCCTACGAGTTGTTTGGTCGCGCACTGGGCCTGCATGCCGTACCGCTGACGGACGACTGGTCGGACCGTAGTCTGATCCTGGTGGTGCGCGATAAGACGCAGTTGTCCCCGGTCAGTCGTCTGCTGTTCGACTACCTCAGCGGTCCCCTGTAG
- a CDS encoding CaiB/BaiF CoA transferase family protein, with product MTAPLSGIKVIEIGTLIAAPFAARLMGEFGAEVIKIEAMGQGDPLRKWRKLHEGTSLWWYLQSRNKKSLALDLKSPEGLDLIKQLLGDADVLIENLRPGGLEKLGLGWDVLHALNPKLTLVRISGYGQTGPYRDRPGFGAIGEAMGGIRYTTGNPNSPPARVGVSLGDSLASLHGVIGALMSLLRVKTGQGDGQIVDVSLAESVFNLMESLVPEYDMLGHVRERSGGALPGIAPSNTYLTADGAYVVIAGNSDPIYKRLMHTIGRADLAEAPEFAHNDGRAAQSGLLDAAITHWTSSLPIDHVLGALEAAEVPAGRIYSVADIVSDPHYQARDMLLNAELPGGVSVKMPGIVPKLSDTPGGVNWQGPSLGQHTDEILGSLGLAGADIQRLKTSGVVQ from the coding sequence ATGACGGCTCCTTTGAGCGGTATCAAGGTGATCGAGATCGGCACCCTGATTGCCGCGCCGTTCGCCGCCCGGTTGATGGGCGAGTTTGGCGCCGAGGTGATCAAGATCGAGGCCATGGGCCAAGGTGACCCGCTTCGCAAATGGCGAAAGCTGCACGAAGGCACGTCGCTGTGGTGGTACCTGCAATCGCGTAACAAAAAGTCCCTGGCGCTGGATCTCAAGTCGCCCGAAGGCCTGGACCTGATCAAGCAATTGCTCGGTGACGCCGACGTGCTGATTGAAAACCTGCGCCCCGGCGGCCTGGAGAAACTCGGCCTCGGCTGGGACGTGCTGCACGCTCTCAACCCCAAGCTGACGTTGGTGCGCATCTCCGGTTACGGCCAGACCGGCCCGTATCGCGACCGCCCTGGCTTTGGTGCCATCGGCGAGGCCATGGGCGGTATCCGCTACACCACTGGCAACCCCAACTCGCCACCGGCGCGGGTCGGCGTGAGCCTGGGCGATTCCCTGGCGTCGTTGCACGGTGTGATCGGCGCGCTGATGTCGCTGCTGCGGGTCAAGACGGGGCAGGGCGACGGGCAGATTGTCGATGTGTCGCTGGCCGAGAGCGTGTTCAACCTGATGGAAAGCCTGGTGCCGGAATACGACATGCTTGGCCATGTGCGCGAACGCAGCGGCGGTGCCTTGCCGGGCATTGCGCCCTCCAACACCTACCTGACAGCCGACGGTGCCTACGTGGTGATCGCCGGCAACAGTGACCCGATCTACAAGCGCCTGATGCACACTATTGGTCGCGCCGACCTGGCCGAAGCGCCCGAGTTTGCCCACAACGATGGGCGCGCCGCCCAAAGCGGTCTGCTCGACGCCGCGATCACCCACTGGACCAGCAGCCTGCCCATCGATCACGTGCTCGGCGCGCTTGAAGCCGCAGAGGTACCGGCGGGGCGCATCTACTCCGTCGCGGATATCGTCAGTGACCCGCACTACCAGGCGCGTGACATGTTGCTCAATGCCGAGTTGCCTGGCGGTGTGTCGGTGAAGATGCCCGGCATCGTGCCCAAACTCTCGGACACCCCTGGCGGCGTGAACTGGCAGGGCCCGTCCCTGGGGCAACACACCGACGAAATTCTTGGCAGCCTGGGCCTGGCCGGCGCCGATATCCAACGCCTGAAAACCTCGGGAGTGGTGCAATGA
- a CDS encoding hydroxymethylglutaryl-CoA lyase, whose amino-acid sequence MITDYSDPLIVQEVSPRDGLQIEPTWVATADKIALIDQLSLAGFSRIEAGSFVSPKAIPALRDGEQVFQGIQRKPGVIYVALIPNLKGALRAIESRADELNLVMSASQTHNLANMRMRCEASLAAFGEIVSVAADHPVRLNGSIATTFGCPFEGKIDEDRVLQFVDAYLELGIQGISLADTTGMANPRQVERLVKRVLQRVSASDLTLHFHNTRGLGLCNVLAAYEAGARRFDAALGGLGGCPFAPGASGNICTEDLVNLCEEVGIHTGIDLPHLLHMSRRLPALLGHELPGQVAKAGRNGDLHPPPAYIATL is encoded by the coding sequence ATGATCACCGACTATTCAGACCCGCTGATCGTGCAGGAAGTGTCCCCGCGTGACGGCCTGCAAATCGAGCCGACCTGGGTCGCAACGGCGGACAAGATCGCCTTGATCGACCAGCTTTCCCTGGCCGGTTTTTCACGGATCGAAGCCGGTTCGTTCGTCTCGCCCAAGGCCATTCCGGCATTGCGCGATGGCGAGCAAGTGTTCCAGGGCATCCAACGCAAGCCGGGTGTTATCTATGTCGCACTGATCCCCAATCTCAAGGGCGCCCTGCGTGCCATCGAATCCCGTGCCGACGAGCTGAACCTGGTGATGTCCGCCAGCCAGACCCACAACCTGGCCAATATGCGCATGCGCTGTGAAGCGTCGTTGGCGGCGTTTGGCGAGATCGTCAGCGTTGCCGCCGACCACCCTGTGAGGCTCAACGGCAGCATCGCCACCACGTTCGGTTGCCCGTTTGAAGGCAAGATCGATGAAGACCGCGTGCTGCAATTCGTTGACGCTTACCTTGAACTGGGCATCCAGGGCATCAGCCTGGCCGACACCACGGGCATGGCCAATCCACGCCAAGTGGAACGCCTGGTCAAGCGCGTGTTGCAGCGCGTATCCGCCAGCGACCTGACCCTGCATTTTCACAACACCCGCGGCCTGGGTTTATGCAACGTGCTGGCCGCTTATGAGGCCGGTGCCCGTCGATTTGACGCGGCGCTCGGCGGTTTGGGCGGCTGCCCGTTCGCACCGGGGGCGTCGGGCAATATCTGCACTGAAGATTTGGTCAACCTGTGCGAAGAGGTCGGGATTCACACCGGCATCGACCTGCCGCACCTGCTGCACATGTCCCGCCGTCTGCCGGCCCTGTTGGGCCATGAACTGCCTGGCCAGGTGGCCAAGGCCGGGCGCAATGGCGACCTGCATCCGCCGCCGGCCTACATCGCCACGCTGTAG